A stretch of the Chlorobiota bacterium genome encodes the following:
- the rpmG gene encoding 50S ribosomal protein L33, with protein sequence MRDIITLECSECKRRNYTTTKNKKKQTGRVEYKKYCKWDKKRTSHRETK encoded by the coding sequence ATGCGAGACATTATTACGCTTGAGTGTTCAGAATGCAAACGTCGTAACTACACAACGACTAAGAATAAGAAGAAACAAACTGGAAGAGTTGAGTATAAAAAATATTGTAAATGGGATAAAAAACGTACATCTCATAGAGAAACTAAATAA
- a CDS encoding DUF4038 domain-containing protein: MSFTFKIVLLLLITYLNLFSNSESTIESNTLFEITLTSNFTHSNFLDKEFLRSEFICDNGKSYIVSGFWNGSNNYKVRFNPPFVGKWKYTTICSDKNDLSLNNVHGEFNVFSNISINKLNSNGKLVVSSDNRHLIYENGIPYFCFWDTAWEITSKSDYKDMLYYLDKRRDQGFNGIMLCALSHINFPIGGVFNSQQKQAFVNGDYSKPNYEYFEYLDSIIFNINSRGMVAIINPVWSNNCELYSFYNYHEKCFTVEQVFKLAAYMSARYSGRNVIWISGTDEAYDTSEKKEFIKQTALAIRFADGGRSLITVHPHGWSSSVDYFDSTDSWLDFNMYQSSHTIGGDMTYKGAIQGYSLNKYKPLIDGEANYEDIFNNLNPDGILNPNSLRINSSFVRLSRYQSFLSGAYMGITYGANGVWQWTTDTPGFQFSRYNWKRALEFSGAKDLKLMKEFMIKFDWFELVPHQSLLSLNTSDYKIPVSSSNKYIIAYLPSNTKCASFRYDSLSNKIEYILLNPTNGDTLEYGTNNPNDMTGEILISRKDTNDALLVIRKYTIDIKMEINQKKL; encoded by the coding sequence ATGAGTTTTACCTTTAAAATAGTTTTATTGCTTTTAATTACATACTTGAATCTATTTTCTAATTCAGAATCAACTATTGAATCTAATACCCTTTTTGAAATTACTTTAACATCAAATTTTACTCACAGTAATTTTTTAGATAAGGAATTTTTAAGGTCGGAATTCATTTGTGATAATGGAAAATCTTACATAGTATCAGGATTTTGGAATGGTTCCAACAATTACAAAGTTAGATTTAACCCACCTTTTGTTGGCAAATGGAAATATACTACTATTTGTTCTGATAAAAACGATCTAAGCTTAAACAATGTTCACGGTGAATTCAATGTTTTTTCAAACATTAGTATTAACAAATTGAATTCAAATGGCAAACTTGTTGTTTCATCAGATAATAGGCACCTTATTTATGAAAATGGGATTCCATATTTCTGCTTCTGGGATACAGCTTGGGAAATTACGAGCAAATCTGATTACAAAGACATGCTTTACTATTTAGATAAAAGACGAGATCAAGGTTTTAATGGAATTATGCTTTGTGCTTTATCTCATATTAATTTTCCAATTGGTGGAGTTTTTAACTCTCAACAAAAACAGGCTTTTGTTAATGGAGATTATTCAAAACCTAATTATGAATATTTTGAATATTTAGATTCAATAATATTTAATATTAATTCTCGTGGAATGGTAGCAATTATAAACCCAGTTTGGTCAAATAATTGTGAATTGTATTCATTTTACAATTACCATGAAAAATGTTTTACAGTTGAACAAGTTTTTAAATTAGCTGCTTATATGAGTGCTAGATATTCTGGAAGAAATGTTATTTGGATTTCTGGAACTGATGAGGCTTATGACACTTCAGAAAAAAAAGAGTTTATAAAGCAGACCGCTTTAGCCATAAGGTTCGCAGATGGAGGAAGAAGTTTAATTACTGTCCATCCACATGGATGGTCTTCATCTGTAGATTATTTTGATTCAACGGACTCTTGGTTAGATTTTAATATGTATCAATCTTCTCATACAATTGGGGGTGATATGACTTACAAGGGTGCAATTCAAGGTTACTCATTGAATAAATATAAACCATTAATTGATGGAGAAGCAAATTATGAAGATATATTTAACAACTTGAATCCAGATGGAATTTTAAACCCAAATTCCTTAAGAATTAACTCAAGTTTTGTTAGACTCTCAAGATACCAATCATTTTTATCAGGTGCGTATATGGGTATTACATATGGTGCAAATGGTGTTTGGCAATGGACAACAGATACTCCGGGATTTCAATTTTCAAGATATAATTGGAAAAGAGCTTTAGAATTTTCTGGTGCAAAGGACTTAAAATTAATGAAAGAATTTATGATTAAATTTGATTGGTTTGAATTAGTACCTCATCAGAGTTTACTAAGTTTGAATACCTCTGATTATAAAATTCCTGTATCATCTTCTAATAAATATATAATTGCATATTTACCAAGTAATACAAAATGTGCTAGTTTTAGGTATGATTCTTTATCAAATAAAATAGAATATATTTTACTTAATCCAACAAATGGAGATACTCTTGAATATGGTACTAATAATCCGAATGATATGACTGGAGAAATTTTAATATCAAGAAAGGATACTAATGATGCACTACTAGTTATTAGAAAATACACTATTGATATAAAAATGGAAATCAATCAAAAAAAACTTTAA
- the secE gene encoding preprotein translocase subunit SecE, with protein MKESIVNFVQGVTSEMKKVSWPTQEQLKEATLLTLGTCAVITTFVYSIDLIFTQLFSFIFG; from the coding sequence ATGAAAGAGTCGATAGTAAATTTTGTTCAAGGAGTTACTTCAGAAATGAAAAAAGTATCTTGGCCAACACAAGAGCAACTTAAGGAAGCAACATTGCTAACATTAGGGACTTGTGCTGTTATAACTACTTTTGTTTATTCAATAGATTTAATTTTCACGCAGCTGTTTAGTTTTATATTCGGATAA
- a CDS encoding T9SS type A sorting domain-containing protein: MEFFNINGKKVRTDIFQTSNYYQSLTTLNNGFYFYSIKSDSKIIYRGKLLIN, translated from the coding sequence ATAGAATTTTTTAATATTAATGGAAAAAAAGTTAGAACTGATATTTTTCAGACCTCAAATTATTATCAAAGCTTAACAACATTAAATAATGGATTTTATTTTTATTCCATAAAATCAGATTCTAAGATAATTTATAGGGGTAAATTATTAATTAACTAA